The proteins below are encoded in one region of Micromonospora yangpuensis:
- a CDS encoding GNAT family N-acetyltransferase, protein MTPPTVDAAIGRIQLVDLSVEPDATLLRRAYTEILAPSFPPDQLDSFEVVTESDTVLVGVATHDGSPVGAVVADPFDRVLLLSYLAVRPGIRGGGVGGALLAHLLPAWRERCGSDVVLAEVEDPRLHPAGEFGDPTARLRFYQRAGFGLLPVPFTQPRVRPDARREPGLLLAGWPMAGPVPAAMVRSFVTDYYRSAEGTGPGQDPELDALLTAVEGQGPELAPLTLDRYEQVPLLDVPTRRPGEQG, encoded by the coding sequence ATGACGCCCCCGACCGTCGACGCGGCAATCGGGCGGATCCAGCTGGTCGATCTCTCCGTCGAGCCGGACGCCACGCTGCTGCGGCGGGCCTACACCGAGATCCTCGCGCCCAGCTTTCCGCCGGACCAACTGGACTCCTTCGAGGTCGTCACCGAGTCCGACACCGTCCTCGTCGGCGTCGCCACCCACGACGGGTCGCCGGTCGGCGCCGTGGTGGCCGACCCCTTCGACCGGGTGTTGCTGCTGAGCTACCTGGCCGTCCGGCCGGGTATCCGGGGCGGCGGCGTCGGTGGCGCGTTACTGGCGCACCTGCTGCCGGCCTGGCGGGAGCGCTGCGGCTCCGACGTGGTCCTCGCCGAGGTGGAGGACCCCCGGCTGCACCCGGCCGGCGAGTTCGGCGACCCCACCGCCCGCCTACGCTTCTACCAGCGGGCCGGCTTCGGCCTGCTGCCCGTACCCTTCACCCAACCCCGGGTACGCCCCGACGCCCGGCGCGAACCCGGCCTGCTGCTGGCCGGGTGGCCGATGGCCGGCCCGGTGCCGGCGGCGATGGTGCGGTCGTTCGTCACCGACTACTACCGGTCGGCCGAGGGGACCGGGCCCGGCCAGGACCCCGAGCTCGACGCGCTGCTGACCGCCGTCGAAGGCCAGGGGCCCGAACTGGCCCCGCTCACCCTCGACCGGTACGAGCAGGTGCCCCTGTTGGACGTGCCTACCCGCCGGCCGGGGGAGCAGGGGTAG
- the cofD gene encoding 2-phospho-L-lactate transferase gives MHIVVLAGGIGGARFLLGVRAYAREVGAEVTAVVNVGDDLFLHGLKICPDLDSVLYTLGGSADPERGWGRVDETWTVSAELAAYGAQPTWFGLGDRDVATHLVRTTMLNAGYPLHAVTEALAGRWQPGVRLLPATDDRLETHAVVSGDGADGSGTGQRAIHFQEWWVRHRAMIDTHRFVFVGADTAKPAPGVLEALGSADAVLIAPSNPVVSIAPVLAVPGLREAVADGPAPVVGVSPIIGGAPVRGMADRCLAVLGVECSAAGVGRLYGGRGSGGLLDGWLVAEEDAGTVVPGVTVRAAPLRMTDEEATAQMVRAALELA, from the coding sequence ATGCACATCGTGGTTCTGGCGGGTGGCATCGGTGGGGCCCGCTTCCTGCTCGGCGTCCGGGCGTACGCCCGGGAGGTCGGTGCCGAGGTGACCGCCGTGGTCAACGTCGGCGACGACCTGTTCCTGCACGGGCTGAAGATCTGTCCCGACCTGGACAGCGTCCTGTACACCCTCGGTGGGAGCGCCGATCCGGAGCGGGGCTGGGGCCGGGTCGACGAGACCTGGACGGTCTCGGCCGAGCTGGCCGCCTATGGCGCACAACCGACCTGGTTCGGCCTCGGTGACCGGGATGTCGCCACCCACCTGGTCCGCACCACGATGCTCAACGCCGGGTACCCCCTGCACGCGGTGACCGAGGCGCTGGCCGGTCGCTGGCAGCCGGGCGTACGGCTGCTGCCGGCGACCGACGACCGGCTGGAGACCCACGCGGTGGTCAGCGGCGACGGCGCCGACGGGAGCGGGACGGGCCAGCGGGCCATCCACTTCCAGGAGTGGTGGGTGCGGCACCGCGCCATGATCGACACGCACCGTTTCGTCTTCGTCGGTGCCGACACCGCGAAGCCGGCACCCGGCGTGCTGGAGGCGCTCGGTTCCGCCGACGCGGTGCTGATCGCGCCGAGCAACCCGGTGGTGAGCATCGCCCCGGTGCTGGCCGTGCCGGGGCTGCGCGAGGCGGTCGCCGACGGGCCGGCCCCGGTCGTCGGCGTCTCACCGATCATCGGCGGCGCGCCGGTACGCGGCATGGCCGACCGGTGCCTGGCGGTGCTCGGGGTCGAGTGCAGCGCCGCCGGGGTGGGCCGGCTCTACGGCGGGCGGGGCTCCGGTGGTCTGCTGGACGGCTGGCTGGTCGCCGAGGAGGACGCCGGCACGGTGGTGCCGGGGGTGACGGTCCGGGCCGCCCCGCTGCGGATGACCGACGAGGAGGCGACCGCGCAGATGGTACGGGCCGCATTGGAGTTGGCGTGA
- a CDS encoding DUF4331 domain-containing protein has translation MSSHREAPEIAKDPVADSADLYAFVSPDKPDTVTLIANYVPLQLPSGGPNFFEFGDDVRYEIHIDNDGDGRPDVTYRFEFTTEITNPNSFLYNTGPIDALDSETWNRRQFYSLTRIADGREQRLAKKLPCPPCNVGPLSTPNYAKLARQATFALSTGEKVFAGQRADGFFVDLGAIFDLGTLRPFQQLHVAGKKLFRDEGTPVNATDRMNVHSIALQVPLGRVRRKANRYSVADPASTIGVWTSASRQQVRVLDPGPDLAAGPFVQVSRLGNPLFNEVIVPMAQKDKWNSLPPSEDKRFVGFVEKPELAGLLPALYPGVFPNLDRLNKAGKPRADLVAILLTGVPAGLIDGFTNTTGDVQADMLRLNTAIPPSRRPNRFGVLGGDLAGFPNGRRVDDDVVSIELRAIAGLTVPLVDKTFRPDEAAAALTPGLSAADVTAPLLGHFPYLGTPYDGFNNPPASS, from the coding sequence ATGTCTTCCCACCGCGAGGCTCCGGAGATCGCCAAGGATCCGGTCGCTGACAGCGCCGACCTGTACGCCTTCGTCAGCCCCGACAAACCCGACACGGTCACGCTGATCGCCAACTACGTGCCGTTGCAGCTGCCCTCCGGTGGCCCGAACTTCTTCGAGTTCGGCGACGACGTGCGGTACGAGATCCACATCGACAACGACGGCGACGGCCGTCCCGACGTGACCTACCGGTTCGAGTTCACCACCGAGATCACGAACCCGAACAGCTTCCTCTACAACACCGGTCCGATCGACGCGCTCGACAGCGAGACCTGGAACCGGCGGCAGTTCTACAGTCTGACCCGGATCGCCGACGGCCGGGAGCAGCGGCTGGCCAAGAAGCTGCCCTGCCCGCCCTGCAACGTCGGGCCACTGTCCACGCCGAACTACGCGAAGCTGGCCCGGCAGGCCACCTTCGCGCTCTCCACCGGGGAGAAGGTCTTCGCCGGGCAGCGGGCGGACGGCTTCTTCGTCGACCTCGGCGCGATCTTCGACCTGGGCACCCTCCGGCCGTTCCAGCAGCTGCACGTCGCCGGCAAGAAGCTGTTCCGGGACGAGGGCACGCCGGTCAACGCCACCGACCGGATGAACGTGCACAGCATCGCGCTGCAGGTGCCGCTGGGCAGGGTCCGGCGCAAGGCCAACCGGTACTCGGTGGCCGACCCGGCGTCGACGATCGGCGTCTGGACCTCGGCCTCCCGCCAGCAGGTACGGGTGCTGGACCCGGGTCCCGACCTCGCCGCCGGACCCTTCGTCCAGGTGTCCCGGCTGGGCAACCCACTGTTCAACGAGGTCATCGTGCCGATGGCACAGAAGGACAAGTGGAACTCGCTGCCGCCGTCGGAGGACAAGCGGTTCGTCGGGTTCGTGGAGAAGCCGGAGTTGGCCGGCCTGCTCCCGGCGCTCTACCCGGGGGTGTTTCCCAACCTGGACCGGCTCAACAAGGCCGGCAAGCCCCGCGCGGACCTGGTCGCGATCCTGCTGACCGGGGTGCCGGCCGGGTTGATCGACGGGTTCACCAACACCACGGGTGACGTCCAGGCGGACATGCTGCGGCTCAACACCGCCATCCCGCCGAGCCGTCGACCGAACCGGTTCGGCGTGCTGGGCGGGGACCTCGCCGGGTTCCCGAACGGCCGTCGGGTCGACGACGACGTGGTCAGCATCGAGCTGCGGGCGATCGCCGGGCTCACCGTACCGCTCGTCGACAAGACCTTCCGGCCGGACGAGGCGGCGGCCGCGCTGACCCCCGGGCTCAGCGCGGCGGACGTCACCGCTCCGCTGCTCGGGCACTTCCCGTACCTGGGTACGCCGTACGACGGGTTCAACAACCCGCCGGCGTCGTCCTGA
- a CDS encoding bifunctional FO biosynthesis protein CofGH, with translation MVDRTEPGPTVQSIRRALHRAATGRTLDVAEATALLAARDTELTELLRLAAGIRDAGLREAGRPGVVTYSKKVFIPLTRLCRDRCHYCTFATVPHRLPAPFLDRDEVLAIARAGADQGCKEALFTLGDRPEERWPAARSWLDERGYDSTLDYLRACAVAVLEETGLLPHLNPGVLSWSELQRLKPVAPSMGMMLETTATRLWSTPGGPHFGSPDKEPAVRLRVLDDAGRVNVPFTTGILIGIGETAAERVDAIFAIRRAQRGYGHLQEVIVQNFRAKPDTAMRGMPDAELHDLAATVAVARVLLGPKARIQAPPNLIAGEYDLLLNAGIDDWGGVSPLTPDHVNPERPWPQLDELARHTARAGFTLRERLTIYPEYVRAGDPWLDPRLLPHVRALADPETGLAVEAARPVGRPWQEPDETYGGRTDLHATIDTTGRSEDRRGDFDHVYGDWSEVAERVTPAGPVVPAAREQGGGVGDPALRTGLRLAADDPAALLEPRHTDAALALFAADGPALDELCRLADDARRDAVGDDVTYVVNRNINFSNVCYVGCRFCAFAQRERDADAYRLSVDQVADRAEQARAAGATEVCLQGGIDPKLPVTIYADLVRAIKARVPDMHVHAFSPMEIVTAAAKAGVPIRQWLTQLREAGLDTIPGTAAEILDDEVRWVLTKGKLPAAAWVDVVATAHELGIRSSSTMMYGHVDHPGQWLAHFRVLAGVQDRTGGFTEFVALPFVHTNAPIYLAGIARPGPTWRENRVVHAMARLLLHGRIDNIQCSWVKLGDAGTAALLRGGCNDLGGTLMEETISRMAGSGNGSARTEQELVAIAQAAGRPARRRTTAYRHAR, from the coding sequence ATGGTTGATCGCACCGAGCCCGGTCCGACGGTGCAGAGCATTCGTCGGGCCCTGCACCGGGCCGCGACCGGGCGGACGCTCGACGTGGCCGAGGCGACCGCACTGCTGGCCGCCCGGGACACCGAGCTGACCGAGCTGCTCCGGCTCGCCGCCGGGATCCGGGACGCCGGGCTGCGCGAGGCGGGGCGACCCGGCGTGGTCACGTACTCGAAGAAGGTCTTCATCCCGCTGACCCGGCTCTGCCGGGACCGCTGCCACTACTGCACCTTCGCCACCGTGCCGCACCGGTTGCCGGCGCCCTTCCTGGACCGCGACGAGGTGCTGGCCATTGCCCGCGCCGGGGCCGACCAGGGCTGCAAGGAGGCGCTGTTCACCCTCGGTGACCGGCCGGAGGAGCGTTGGCCGGCGGCCCGGAGCTGGCTGGACGAGCGCGGCTACGACTCCACCCTCGACTACCTGCGGGCCTGCGCGGTGGCGGTGCTGGAGGAGACCGGGCTGTTGCCGCACCTCAATCCCGGCGTGCTCTCCTGGTCCGAGCTGCAACGGCTCAAGCCGGTGGCGCCGAGCATGGGGATGATGTTGGAGACCACCGCCACCCGGCTGTGGTCCACCCCGGGTGGCCCGCACTTCGGCTCGCCGGACAAGGAGCCGGCGGTCCGGCTGCGGGTCCTCGACGACGCCGGCCGGGTCAACGTGCCGTTCACCACCGGCATCCTGATCGGCATCGGCGAGACGGCCGCCGAGCGGGTCGACGCGATCTTCGCGATCCGCCGGGCGCAGCGCGGGTACGGCCACCTCCAGGAGGTGATCGTGCAGAACTTCCGGGCCAAGCCGGACACCGCGATGCGGGGCATGCCCGACGCCGAACTGCACGACCTGGCCGCCACCGTGGCGGTGGCCCGGGTGCTGCTCGGCCCGAAGGCCCGCATCCAGGCCCCGCCGAACCTCATCGCCGGCGAGTACGACCTGCTGCTCAATGCCGGGATCGACGACTGGGGCGGGGTGTCCCCGCTGACCCCGGACCACGTCAACCCGGAGCGGCCCTGGCCGCAGCTCGACGAGCTGGCCCGGCACACCGCCCGGGCCGGCTTCACCCTGCGCGAGCGGCTGACCATCTACCCGGAGTACGTCCGCGCCGGTGACCCGTGGCTCGATCCACGGCTGCTGCCGCACGTGCGTGCGTTGGCCGATCCGGAGACCGGGCTGGCCGTCGAGGCGGCGCGGCCGGTGGGCCGGCCGTGGCAGGAGCCGGACGAGACCTACGGCGGGCGGACCGACCTGCATGCCACCATCGACACCACCGGCCGCAGCGAGGACCGGCGCGGCGACTTCGACCACGTCTACGGCGACTGGTCCGAGGTCGCCGAGCGGGTCACCCCGGCCGGCCCGGTGGTCCCGGCGGCCCGGGAGCAGGGGGGTGGGGTGGGGGATCCGGCGTTGCGTACCGGGCTGCGGCTGGCCGCCGACGACCCGGCGGCGCTGCTGGAACCCCGGCACACCGACGCGGCGCTGGCGCTCTTCGCCGCCGACGGGCCGGCGTTGGACGAGCTCTGCCGGCTCGCCGACGACGCCCGGCGGGACGCCGTCGGCGACGACGTCACCTACGTGGTCAACCGCAATATCAACTTCAGCAACGTCTGTTACGTCGGTTGCCGGTTCTGCGCCTTCGCCCAGCGGGAGCGCGACGCCGACGCGTACCGGCTCTCCGTCGACCAGGTCGCCGACCGGGCCGAGCAGGCGCGGGCGGCCGGTGCGACCGAGGTCTGCCTGCAGGGCGGGATCGATCCGAAGCTGCCGGTGACCATCTACGCCGACCTGGTCCGGGCGATCAAGGCGCGGGTGCCCGACATGCACGTGCACGCGTTCTCCCCGATGGAGATCGTCACCGCGGCGGCCAAGGCCGGCGTGCCGATCCGGCAGTGGCTGACCCAGTTGCGCGAGGCCGGGTTGGACACCATCCCCGGCACCGCCGCCGAGATCCTCGACGACGAGGTCCGCTGGGTGCTGACCAAGGGCAAACTGCCCGCCGCCGCCTGGGTCGACGTGGTCGCCACGGCCCACGAGCTGGGCATCCGGTCCAGCTCCACGATGATGTACGGGCACGTCGACCATCCCGGTCAGTGGTTGGCGCACTTCCGGGTCCTGGCCGGGGTGCAGGACCGTACCGGCGGTTTCACCGAGTTCGTGGCCTTGCCGTTCGTGCACACCAACGCGCCGATCTACCTCGCCGGCATCGCCCGGCCGGGGCCGACCTGGCGGGAGAACCGGGTGGTGCACGCGATGGCCCGGCTGCTGCTGCACGGCCGGATCGACAACATCCAGTGTTCCTGGGTCAAGTTGGGCGACGCCGGGACGGCGGCGCTGCTGCGGGGCGGCTGCAACGATCTGGGCGGCACCCTGATGGAGGAGACGATCTCCCGGATGGCCGGTTCCGGCAACGGTTCGGCGCGTACCGAGCAGGAGTTGGTCGCCATCGCGCAGGCCGCCGGACGGCCGGCGCGCAGGCGTACGACCGCGTACCGTCACGCGCGCTAG
- a CDS encoding WhiB family transcriptional regulator: MDGQLEVADLLGNAPEWQERALCSQTDPEAFFPEKGGSTREAKRICSRCEVKTECLEYALGQDERFGIWGGLSERERRKLKRRVA, from the coding sequence ATGGACGGCCAGCTTGAGGTGGCCGACCTGCTCGGGAACGCGCCGGAGTGGCAGGAGCGGGCGCTCTGCTCGCAGACCGACCCGGAGGCGTTCTTTCCCGAGAAGGGCGGTTCGACCCGCGAGGCGAAGCGGATCTGCTCGCGTTGCGAGGTCAAGACGGAATGCCTGGAGTACGCGCTCGGCCAGGACGAGCGGTTCGGAATCTGGGGTGGGCTCTCGGAGCGGGAGCGGCGCAAGCTCAAGCGACGGGTCGCCTGA
- a CDS encoding YbaB/EbfC family nucleoid-associated protein, with protein MVESVDRDANRALRARFDDVYGQYRQLRSGLDDLQVRLAELRVTRRSDDGQVTATVGARGEVLGIELDQTVYRDRDAAALSRKITATVRQATADAAAATQDLVAGYLPASSGTMDFLRSGDFGALLRRADAAVERGERGQHG; from the coding sequence GTGGTCGAGAGCGTGGACCGGGATGCCAACCGGGCGCTGCGGGCCCGGTTCGACGACGTCTACGGGCAGTACCGACAGCTCCGGTCCGGTCTGGACGACCTCCAGGTCAGGCTGGCGGAGCTGCGGGTCACCCGACGCTCCGACGACGGTCAGGTGACCGCGACCGTGGGCGCGCGGGGAGAGGTTCTCGGCATCGAGCTCGACCAGACCGTGTACCGGGACCGGGACGCCGCCGCGCTCAGCCGGAAGATCACCGCGACGGTGCGCCAGGCGACCGCCGACGCGGCAGCCGCCACCCAGGACCTGGTCGCCGGCTACCTGCCGGCCAGCTCCGGGACGATGGACTTCCTCCGTTCCGGTGATTTCGGTGCGCTGCTGCGCCGGGCCGACGCCGCCGTCGAGCGCGGAGAGCGGGGCCAGCATGGCTGA
- a CDS encoding SUKH-3 domain-containing protein, with translation MIDRQQAEQLAEAWARRDSQRLGYECTPLVSEFDLGYVILTTVSTEASTVPGDLPTIVLDKESGKVSTWPRVPTHVVEDMYRRSRPAGPTPPTTVDPASQLLREVRRLPIPGGAAHLTLDGHLHTAGGAKGDVALHHHPLVQAYLAELPTGHLVRGGDRHAELIVVSDVLHQYDHERTTNGQPPLTFDAVRALFEAARFETYRIREPHDPAGGSAERPCDSCVNFLVHFNLLPWSDLAFTREWHPDPAPDPEPGRFAPAVSHALVAAGWQPHFGDEVMAAAAVRDVMAVAGTNHRHQAFPAVMAVLTAFPALVGARRGAGAEVWISRFDIRPHAVTHSADTLADFAAVLGARLFPIGSEQQHSILAVDEHGRIFALDQGGEWFLGQDIDSALNTLLLGHAPTRVRDDGTW, from the coding sequence GTGATCGACCGTCAACAGGCCGAACAGCTCGCCGAGGCGTGGGCGCGCCGGGACTCGCAACGCCTCGGGTACGAGTGCACTCCGCTGGTCAGCGAGTTCGACCTGGGTTACGTCATCCTCACCACGGTCTCCACCGAGGCGTCCACCGTCCCGGGTGACCTGCCGACGATCGTCCTGGACAAGGAGAGCGGCAAGGTCTCCACCTGGCCGCGCGTCCCCACCCACGTCGTCGAGGACATGTACCGGCGCAGCAGACCAGCCGGTCCGACCCCGCCGACCACCGTGGACCCGGCCAGCCAACTGCTGCGCGAGGTCCGCCGGCTGCCCATCCCGGGCGGTGCCGCCCACCTGACCCTGGACGGCCACCTGCACACCGCCGGCGGCGCCAAGGGCGACGTCGCACTCCACCACCACCCGTTGGTCCAGGCCTACCTGGCCGAGCTACCCACCGGCCACCTGGTACGAGGTGGCGACCGGCACGCCGAGCTGATCGTCGTCTCCGACGTCCTGCACCAGTACGACCACGAGCGCACCACCAACGGGCAGCCGCCGCTGACCTTCGACGCGGTCCGCGCCCTGTTCGAGGCCGCCCGGTTCGAGACGTACCGCATCCGCGAACCGCACGACCCGGCCGGTGGTTCCGCCGAGCGCCCCTGCGATTCCTGCGTCAACTTCCTGGTCCACTTCAACCTGTTGCCCTGGTCCGATCTCGCCTTCACCCGGGAGTGGCATCCCGATCCGGCACCCGACCCCGAGCCGGGCCGTTTCGCACCGGCGGTCTCCCATGCGCTCGTGGCAGCCGGTTGGCAACCACACTTCGGTGACGAGGTGATGGCGGCGGCAGCCGTCAGAGACGTCATGGCGGTAGCCGGCACGAATCACCGTCACCAGGCCTTCCCGGCGGTGATGGCGGTGCTCACCGCCTTTCCCGCTCTGGTGGGTGCGCGACGTGGTGCCGGTGCCGAAGTGTGGATCTCGCGGTTCGACATCCGACCCCATGCGGTGACGCACAGTGCGGACACGCTTGCCGACTTCGCCGCGGTGCTCGGGGCCCGGCTCTTCCCGATCGGCTCCGAACAGCAGCACAGCATCCTCGCCGTCGACGAACACGGCCGCATCTTCGCCCTCGACCAGGGCGGTGAGTGGTTTCTCGGCCAGGACATCGACTCGGCCCTCAACACCCTGCTGCTCGGCCACGCGCCCACCCGGGTACGCGACGACGGCACCTGGTGA
- a CDS encoding phospholipase, producing MHEHRYGPSETGSVVLDIGGDAGALIIYTGQQWHGHEIEVSRVDQPDEPRTHSAVRERRVRDGTFHSAVYPDLPAGRYTVWWDDDTPAGAISVTGGVVAEFVWPASAPPGAH from the coding sequence GTGCACGAGCACCGGTACGGACCCTCGGAGACCGGCAGTGTCGTGCTCGACATCGGTGGCGATGCGGGCGCGTTGATCATCTATACCGGACAGCAGTGGCACGGGCACGAGATCGAGGTGAGCCGGGTCGACCAGCCCGACGAGCCCCGGACCCACTCGGCGGTGCGGGAACGGCGGGTCCGCGACGGTACGTTCCACAGTGCGGTCTATCCGGACCTGCCGGCGGGCCGCTATACCGTCTGGTGGGACGACGACACGCCGGCCGGCGCGATCTCGGTCACCGGGGGTGTCGTCGCCGAGTTCGTCTGGCCCGCCAGCGCGCCGCCCGGGGCGCACTGA
- a CDS encoding metallopeptidase family protein, with the protein MTSPEHRRPGSGRRTHRDRHGRGLRGRLVPATVPLARTKAEVFDDLVLDTVEALERRFAKELAGVEFAVEDVPPDLNVYDSDVLEDGEVPLARLLPGRPGRQEMPPRIVLYRRPLEFRAMDREDLADLVHDVIIEQVANLLGVDPDELA; encoded by the coding sequence ATGACGAGCCCGGAACACCGCCGCCCCGGCTCCGGTCGCCGTACCCATCGGGATCGGCACGGGCGTGGGCTGCGTGGACGGCTGGTGCCGGCGACCGTCCCGTTGGCGCGTACCAAGGCCGAGGTCTTCGACGATCTGGTCCTGGACACCGTGGAGGCGCTGGAACGGCGGTTCGCCAAGGAGTTGGCGGGGGTCGAGTTCGCGGTGGAGGACGTCCCACCGGATCTGAACGTCTACGACTCCGACGTGCTGGAGGACGGCGAGGTGCCGTTGGCCCGGTTGCTGCCGGGGCGCCCCGGCCGGCAGGAGATGCCGCCCCGCATCGTGCTCTACCGGCGGCCGCTGGAGTTCCGGGCCATGGACCGGGAGGATCTGGCGGATCTCGTCCACGACGTGATCATCGAGCAGGTCGCCAACCTGCTGGGCGTGGACCCGGACGAGTTGGCCTGA
- a CDS encoding DUF3499 domain-containing protein has translation MRSPRRCSRNACPRQAVATLTYVYHESTAVVGPLAAFAEPHTYDLCEPHARSLTAPRGWDVVRHEGEFEPPPPTTDDLVALAEAVREAARPAPRPPAEDERAPTNPQTGRRGHLRVIPPHH, from the coding sequence GTGAGGTCACCTCGGCGCTGCTCCCGTAACGCCTGCCCCCGGCAAGCGGTCGCCACATTGACCTATGTCTACCACGAGTCGACAGCGGTCGTCGGGCCGCTGGCGGCGTTCGCCGAGCCGCACACCTACGACCTCTGTGAGCCGCACGCCCGCAGCCTCACCGCCCCCCGGGGCTGGGACGTGGTCCGACACGAGGGCGAGTTCGAGCCCCCGCCGCCCACCACCGACGACCTGGTGGCGCTGGCCGAGGCGGTCCGGGAGGCCGCCCGCCCCGCGCCCCGCCCGCCCGCCGAGGACGAGCGCGCCCCCACCAACCCGCAGACCGGCCGCCGGGGCCACCTGCGGGTGATCCCTCCCCACCACTGA